From Passer domesticus isolate bPasDom1 chromosome 8, bPasDom1.hap1, whole genome shotgun sequence, a single genomic window includes:
- the SLC16A9 gene encoding monocarboxylate transporter 9: MVFRKPPDGGWGWVIVLVSFFTQFLCYGSPLAVGVLYLEWLDAFGEGKGKTAWVGSLANGIGLLASPVCSICVSSFGARPVAIFSGFMVAGGLMMSSFAPNIYFLYVSYGIVVGLGCGLLYTATVTITCQYFDKRRGLALGLISTGSSVGLFIYAALQRELIELYGLDGCLLIVGALSLNILACGSLMRPLESSSSPPPEKMFVDKVPDQYFVYHEKEKTVEENISILEKGYIDEKPVNNVPDCKQDSILNKNTLSSINVNEKDTYKKKVVEQTNFCKQLAKRKWQLYLTYWKETMVLFKNKVFSALFVAILLFDIGGFPPSLLMEDVARSANISEDDYYMPLISIIGIMTTVGKLILGILADFKWVNTLYLYVTTLLMTGVALFAIPFAKSYLTLAMLSGILGFLTGNWSIFPYVTTKTVGIEKLTHAYGILMFFAGLGNSLGPPIVGWFYDWTQEYNTAFYFSGFCVLLGGFLLLLAALPCWNACTNQSSKLPPNTYSYKVASNA; encoded by the exons ATGGTGTTCCGCAAGCCGCCGGacgggggctggggctgggtgatTGTTCTCGTGTCCTTCTTCACCCAGTTCCTGTGCTACGGATCGCCGCTGGCCGTGGGAGTCCTGTAcctggagtggctggatgcTTTTGGAGAAGGGAAGGGCAAGACTGCTTGGGTTGGGTCGCTAGCCAATGGAATTGGATTGCTTGCCA GTCCTGTCTGCAGTATATGTGTATCATCTTTTGGAGCAAGACCAGTAGCTATCTTCAGTGGCTTTATGGTGGCTGGGGGCCTCATGATGAGCAGTTTTGCACCTAACATATACTTCCTATATGTTTCATATGGGATAGTTGTTG GTCTTGGATGTGGCCTTTTGTATACTGCAacagttaccatcacgtgccaGTATTTTGACAAACGCAGAGGCCTTGCACTCGGTCTGATTTCAACAG gCTCAAGTGTTGGACTGTTTATAtatgcagcactgcagagagagcTTATTGAGCTGTATGGACTGGATGGGTGTCTGCTAATAGTTGGTGCCCTGTCTCTAAATATATTAGCATGTGGCAGCCTAATGAGACCTTTGGAATCGTCCAGTTCTCCTCCACCAGAGAAAATGTTTGTAGACAAAGTCCCAGATCAATATTTTGTTTACCACGAAAAGGAAAAGACGGTTGAAGAAAACATTAGCATCCTTGAAAAGGGCTATATTGATGAAAAACCTGTGAACAATGTGCCTGATTGCAAACAGGATAGCATTTTGAATAAGAATACATTGAGTTCAATAAATGTAAATGAGAAAGACACTTACAAAAAGAAAGTTGTAGAACAGACAAACTTCTGCAAGCAACTGGCCAAGAGGAAGTGGCAGCTCTATTTGACCTACTGGAAGGAAACCATGGTTCTTTTCAAGAACAAAGTATTTTCAGCTCTCTTTGTTGCCATCTTGCTCTTTGATATTGGTGGATTTCCTCCTTCTCTGCTCATGGAAGATGTAGCAAGAAGTGCAAATATTAGTGAAGATGACTATTACATGCCCCTTATTTCCATTATTGGCATTATGACGACTGTTGGCAAACTTATTTTAGGAATCCTGGCAGATTTCAAGTGGGTTAACACTTTATATCTCTACGTAACTACCTTATTAATGACAGGAGTGGCCTTGTTTGCAATTCCATTCGCCAAAAGTTACCTTACATTAGCGATgctttctgggattttgggttttctgACTGGGAACTGGTCAATTTTTCCGTATGTAACAACAAAGACTGTGGGGATTGAGAAACTGACTCATGCCTATGGGATATTGATGTTCTTCGCTGGACTTGGGAACAGCCTCGGGCCACCAATTGTAG GCTGGTTTTACGACTGGACGCAGGAGTACAACACTGCTTTCTACTTCAGTGGCTTTTGTGTCCTGCTGGGGGGATTTCTCCTGCTGTTGGCAGCGCTGCCCTGCTGGAATGCCTGCACCAATCAGAGCTCCAAGCTGCCTCCAAATACTTACTCCTACAAAGTTGCATCTAACGCTTAG